A single window of Paenibacillus sp. FSL H8-0537 DNA harbors:
- a CDS encoding helix-turn-helix domain-containing protein: MEELRKGKILDAALALFREKGYSAVSMQNIAEACGMAKASIYKFFASKEDLFTEVFTVCYRSLLEQEAELDRVQSQQGLAPKEKFRRKIEFQLYYTMENHLFMLDFKELPITANDKFLTAWQNKKAAMLTWHRELLTEAYGEQIDLHIWDVVTIFRGMLLQYLSYAIQKVLAVPMAELAAFLVDRMDAVVRDMAAKQPKPIIDGTNVYFNHLNASDEPVRRETALQFLQTLAGKIDELSKPEAVRAELREVVSLIQQEAQAELRNPTLLRVLAAYLDTVSELRSDVRQLNLMLF; encoded by the coding sequence ATGGAGGAATTACGAAAAGGAAAGATTTTGGATGCTGCTTTAGCGCTTTTTCGAGAGAAGGGCTACAGCGCCGTATCCATGCAAAATATTGCTGAAGCTTGCGGCATGGCGAAAGCGAGCATTTATAAATTTTTTGCTTCCAAGGAAGATTTATTTACCGAGGTGTTTACCGTCTGCTACCGTTCTTTGCTGGAGCAGGAAGCGGAGCTTGACCGCGTGCAATCGCAGCAGGGCCTTGCGCCAAAGGAGAAATTTCGCCGGAAGATTGAATTCCAGCTGTATTATACAATGGAGAATCATCTGTTCATGCTCGACTTTAAGGAGCTGCCGATTACGGCAAATGACAAATTTTTGACCGCATGGCAAAATAAAAAAGCTGCTATGCTGACGTGGCATCGGGAGCTGCTGACAGAGGCGTACGGCGAGCAAATCGACCTCCACATATGGGATGTCGTCACGATTTTTCGAGGCATGCTGCTGCAATATTTATCCTATGCCATTCAGAAGGTCCTAGCTGTGCCGATGGCTGAGCTGGCGGCTTTTCTAGTGGACCGGATGGACGCCGTCGTCCGCGATATGGCGGCCAAGCAGCCGAAGCCGATTATTGACGGCACCAACGTATATTTTAATCATTTGAACGCAAGCGATGAGCCGGTACGGCGGGAGACGGCCCTGCAGTTTCTGCAAACGCTAGCGGGGAAAATAGATGAGCTGTCAAAACCAGAGGCGGTTCGCGCAGAACTGCGGGAGGTCGTTTCGCTTATTCAGCAGGAGGCTCAGGCAGAGCTGCGAAATCCGACCCTTTTGCGTGTGCTTGCAGCGTATTTGGATACTGTTTCTGAGCTGAGGTCTGACGTGCGGCAGCTGAACCTTATGCTGTTCTAA